One Cuculus canorus isolate bCucCan1 chromosome 1, bCucCan1.pri, whole genome shotgun sequence DNA segment encodes these proteins:
- the SAMM50 gene encoding sorting and assembly machinery component 50 homolog has translation MGTVHARSLEPLPMSGPDFSALGEQAELVEVEPEAKQEILENKDVVVQHVHFDGLGRTKDDIIMYEIADVFKAKNLIDVMRKSHEAREKLLHLGIFRQVEVLIDTCQGDDALPNGLDVTFEVTELRRLTGSYNTMVGNNEGSMVLGLKFPNLFGRAEKVTFQFSYGTKETSYGLSFFKPQPGNFERNFSVNLYKVTGQFPWSSLRETDRGISTEFNLPIWKTNHTLKWEGVWRELGCLARTASFSVREESGHSLKSSLFHAMVIDSRSSSILPRRGALLKINQELAGYTGGDVSFLKEDFEFQLNKQLIWDSVFSASLWGGMLIPIGDKPSSIADRFYLGGPTSVRGFSMYSIGPQSEGDYLGGEAYWAGGLHLYTPLPFRPGRGGFGDLFRTHFFLNAGNLCNLNYGDGPRAHLQKLAEYIRWSYGAGIVLRLGNIARLELNYCFPMAVQSGDRICDGVQFGAGIRFL, from the exons ATGGGCACCGTGCACGCACGG AGTTTGGAGCCTCTTCCAATGAGTGGGCCAGACTTTAGTGCCTTGGGAGAACAAGCTGAACTGGTTGAAGTTGAACCTGAGGCCAAGCAGGAAATTCTTGAAAACAAGGAT GTGGTGGTTCAGCATGTGCATTTTGATGGACTTGGAAGGACCAAAGATGACATTATCATGTATGAAATTGCTGATGTTTTCAAAGCTAAAAATCTTATTGAT GTGATGAGGAAATCACATGAAGCTCGTGAAAAGTTGCTTCATCTAGGAATCTTCAGACAGGTTGAGGTTCTGATCGATACCTGTCAAG GAGATGATGCCCTTCCAAATGGTTTAGATGTAACCTTTGAGGTAACAGAACTGAGAAGGCTAACTGGAAGCTATAATACTATGGTTGGCAACAATGAAGGCAGTATG gtACTTGGGCTCAAGTTCCCAAATCTCTTTGGACGTGCAGAAAAGGTAACCTTCCAGTTCTCCTATGGAACAAAGGAAACTTCATATGGCCTGTCATTCTTCAAACCACAGCCTGGAAACTTTGAAAGAAA tttttcagttaaCCTATATAAAGTAACTGGACAGTTCCCTTGGAGCTCTCTTCGTGAAACTGATAGAGGAATATCAACAGAATTTAAT TTACCAATCTGGAAGACCAATCACACACTGAAGTGGGAGGGTGTGTGGAGAGAGCTTGGCTGCCTTGCTAGAACAGCATCCTTTTCTGTTCGAGAAGAAAGTGGACACTCTcttaaatcttctctcttt CATGCTATGGTCATTGATTCCCGTAGCTCTTCAATCTTGCCAAGACGAGGTGCTTTGCTGAAAATTAATCAG GAATTGGCTGGCTATACAGGTGGAGACGTGAGCTTTCTAAAAGAGGATTTTGAATTTCAGTTGAATAAGCAACTTATCTGGGATTcg gTTTTTTCAGCATCACTGTGGGGTGGAATGCTGATACCTATTGGAGACAAGCCATCCAGTATAGCTGATAG GTTTTATCTTGGTGGACCAACAAGTGTGCGTGGATTCAGTATGTACAGCATTGGACCCCAGAGTGAAG GTGattacttgggaggagaggccTACTGGGCTGGAGGCTTACATCTATACACCCCTCTCCCTTTTCGGCCAGGACGGGGAGGATTTGGAGACCTTTTTcgaacacatttcttccttaatgCTGGAAACCTCTGCAATCTTAACTATG gtGATGGTCCCAGGGCTCATCTGCAGAAACTGGCAGAGTATATCCGATGGTCTTATGGTGCTGGAATAGTGCTCCGACTTGGAAACATTGCTAGATTAGAACTTAATTACTGTTTCCCCATGGCGGTGCAGTCTGGTGACAG gatATGTGATGGTGTTCAGTTTGGAGCTGGAATCAGATTTCtataa